The sequence below is a genomic window from Schistocerca nitens isolate TAMUIC-IGC-003100 chromosome 4, iqSchNite1.1, whole genome shotgun sequence.
TGAATCAAtgctttccgagataaacacgtgtttataggaaggacCGCGCGACGCTTGGTAGCGGATTGCAGCACAGTAGTGCATTGGCGCTCCGTCTTGAGGGTTCGTAAAAATCACGTCAGTGACCTGTGCCTCCTATGATACAGCGTAATCTACAGCCGCACACGAAAAGTGGTTACTGTTTGTCGCATAGGTGTGAACGCGCCCTAACAGACCGACCATTATCCAGGAGGAACATGTAGCTAGTGTCCCAGAAGCGCATTACATCGGATATGGGCACAGACTACGAGAAACGAATGCATAACCGTTGTCAAATATACTGTAGATTACCCCAGGTTGTCAATCATTTCCACTGCACTATCCCACGGAACCTCCTATGCTCTTTTTAGTGCTCTCATGACCGTATCTCTCTTCCTGCATTTAACTGCTGAGACGTCTGTGTGCTAGCAGTACCGTAAGTTTCTCCAGCCAGTGAACGCTTGGACAGAGGACTGGGTAGTCCATAGCTAACTTCATTGGGGCAAAGGCGCTCTGCTATGACTCTGAACCTCGCTACTGAACCCTGGCTACTGAAACCAAAAAATTGATGGCTTGGCACCTCAGACTATCCCTGCGTGCACCCCATTGCCCCAGCCTGTTACTGTATGTCACGGGGTGTACATTTTGAATCTAGTCACCAGAGAGCCGCTTACAACGTCTAAGTGTGGCAAACTAAGTTGCTACCTCGCCAGTGTCTTGCAGCGACTCCAATAATTAGACGTTCCGTCCAGGATCAGTTTACTTCAACAGGAAACGAAGGAATTAGCACTGTTATCGTGGAAAGATCTTCATCGGAATGGTTATGATGAcatagtggtaagttcctatgggaccaaactgctgtggtaatcggtccctaggcttgcgcactacttaatctaacttaatgaaacttacgctaaggacaacacacacatccatgcctgagggaggaatcgaacctccgacggggggagcagcgcgaaccgtggcaaggcgccctacacCGCGTGACTAACCAATATGGTGACATCTGTAATTTGACGGAAGTCATGGCTTGCACATTGGTGGTCAGATATTCTACCGATCAAATGACCAAATATAGCTGATGATTCTTTTTTCCATGATAGGCACGCGAGCCAGTTATTTCCAAAAATAGAGCCATACAACCAGACAGTAGTAACCCATTGCGAACAATAGAGAAGGGAGTTTCTGCTGCCTAGATCTGCAGGAAGTTCCCATATGATTCTTGCAAAATCGATTAATTTTCAGGAAATGAGACAGACAAATGCTGGAAAGAGAAATACAAATTAAGTTTGGTACTTGCGATGTTGGTGACATACCCAATATAGCCTGCTGAGGCAGCCACTTTGAGACTTTGACGTTGGGCGGCAGGTCGTCCATATCGGCCTCCCACTTCCACAGCACCCTCTGTGGGATTTTTCTGAAACCCTCGAGAAACGCCAGCCTCTTATCTTCAGGCATCGAACTCCCTATGACAGTGGAACCCATACTGAAGTATACGGCGCCGTGTTCTGCTCCATCCAGCCACTCCTGTAGGTCCTGATCGTGGAAGCAAACACTGAGCTGTAAGCACCTGTAATAGCTGGTCTTCAAGTTCATCAAGGGAATTTCAAGGCAGATGTGCCGTAAACCGTAACTAAACGTACGTGCGCATCACTCTTTCCCACATGCAAATACAATCATGCAAATATACCACTCCACCAGTAACCAATTGTGaagaacaaatgaaaaagtaaTATTCACTGTAATTAACAGTCCAGATTCCTCCACGAAATGGAAATGTGGCATTGGTATAGTAATAGTGTAGTCTCTACTTTGGCTATGCACATtacaaaagatttgggcctaaCATCCAGTAAACCATCAGGCCATTCGATACGCAGAACAAACTCTGATTTGATATGGGTCAGAAAGGATGTTGGCAGTTTCTTTTTCAGGGCAACCCTCCTAGCATTCACTTTGACGATTCACATCATATCACATCACTtccaaatctggatggctggataagGCGCTGAACTATGTTCGCCCTGAATAGTCCCACTGTCTTTACCACTGCGTTGCCTCGCTATGACCCATAAAGTCTCTGTCATGTCTCAATTTAGTCGTGAGCAAAGCTTAGTGTCTCGTCACTGTTTGGAAAAGGATGACAAAGTGGTCATTTGGACCATTTCGGGAGGGTAAAATCCTTGTATCTGATTAGGTACAGACTGCAGACTCTACAGCGTTCACTGTATCACCAAGTGTCTTATCACGGCCTTTAGAAATGGCTTGTAGGCACAGGAAATGTTCATCATGGTAGAATGTCGGAGAGAGTAACACAATTCAACCGTCATCTACATCTCGGTTGAGGTAAACAACGAACTCCAACGACGAATTTAGGACGTACAGCTGTCTCAGGTGTTTCAGTTTCCCAGGAAACTACGCGCCAGAAGTTCAGAGCAGCTGGTCAGTGTGCCAGGTGTCCAGTAGTGCGTGTTCTGCATGCCGAAGTACAGGACTTAAACTTTTGTGTTCTGCCTCGTCAAAAAGGTCCACAGCACGAGCGTCTATGGAagggattccagtggtggtttcccgttgccttccactgatgatataataatgaggacaacacaacacccactccctgagcggaggaaatcgacacagccgggaatcgaacccgcgccccttGGCGTGACAAACCGCCGCGCTGACTATTCAGCTATTGGGGTGGACAAGTACAGGGAAGGTCCTATTTATTATGGAGCACGCTTATATGAGGAAGTACGCTCATTTTTGTTGAGCCCTACTtcagttttcaaaaaaattatCGGCATAAGTTCCCGATATAGTAACAAGAAAAGACTGAGAATGAATCTGTTTGGTGGTGATGGGATCCAGTGGTTAGGGAGGCACCACATCAGATGAACTTAGAGGGCCTCATGGTGGTCAGAGGGGGTTGAGAGGTACTGACAAAGTAATGTAACGACGTCCATATTTTCTGACGTGGTAAAGGTCCAAGACTCCCTGTTTGATACCGATAGCGCCTATCTGCATGAAGCTGCTCCGGTGGGTGAAGTTCTTGTAAAGTTCGTCAGTGAGGTCACCTAATATGAATCCTGCAGAGGAAGCCTGGGAGTGGACATTTAGTCCTTAGCCTGTCACTGAGGACCATTCAAGGACCTGTACACAGTCCTTGTTGAGAATTGGAATGGACTACCAATAGAGCTCTTTAAACTCCCCGTACAAAGCATGACACACCTGCTATCATGCGCTTGTGATAATAGTAAGCATATTCCTAATGAACAATTTTCTTTTCGCGGAAGTGATTTTCCCAGCTACTGAGCGAGATGGTGCCGTGGTTAAGACACTGGGCTCCCATTCTCGTTGATGGAGATTCAAATTAGCGTCAAGATGCTGTGAGTTCCATAAATCGCTTTACGCGATTATCAGGATGTTTACTTTCAAAAGTACACTGCCGACATCCTTTCCATTCCCTCCACAATTCGAGCTCGCATTCATTCCATCTGTAACAAGCTCGACGTCGACTGCACATTAGATACTCACCTTCCTACCTTTTTAGTTTCGTTATCAAATTTTGTTATGTATCTTGTTTCGAGGTTTTCTGTAACTACATGTCCTGGAGAAAGTTGTACCTTGTTGTTCTGCATTTCGATACACTTTTGAGGAATTCATTTGTTGATGGTGTTATGTTTTTGGGTATGTATGTAATGTTATTATGATAGTCTTAAAATTATATACTGCACTTTAAAATTAgtgataattttgttatttttataagtCAGGTGGTGTCAAAGTGATTTGTACTAATGTAACGACAGAAGAATGCGTAGTTACCTTAGGAAGAGGTGCTGGGTTTGGTTCCACATGTAGTCCAGTCAGTTCTATCATGTGCGGCAGGTACGGTCGAGGGTAGTTTATACTGAAATGGTTACCCATAAGcatcaaactgaaatttttttcagtttcataaacTGATGGAACGTCAGGCCCGAAATATTTCCTCTTGATTTCTTCTTGGTGCGGCATCATTACGTAGAAGTAGCGATAGTTCGTGTAAAGCCATACCCATGTCATGTAAAGCCTCTCCCAGAATGACATGTGGTGTGAAAAGGGCACCATAAAGCTTGGAATGTAAGCGGGATTGCTGGGGTTTTCATCGGTCCAGAGGCTGGGTACGCCTGCGTTTATGCTGATGTACCCGACGAGAGGCGGGGAGCCCACTTTATGAACCAAACCGTAGAAGCACGGCGACAGTAACCGTTCCAAAATGACCAGGTCGAATTTTGGAGGTGACCTGCAACAAATTTGCGTGTTAGTGCGCTATTGCTACCTGAACACGTTGAAGAAATACTGGATTAATCTAACTAGTACAACATGCGGCTTACGACAAatagcaaaacttccataaaaaaagaagaaaaatgatgaCTTGGACCTCATTTTTACATTGTACAGAAAGAGACTTCATAAATTATAGGAAACTGGACAGAATAAAATGAATACTATGGTATCCATTTCTAATGCTTGTTTTCTAACTCTTCTGCAACGCATTGACGGTTTCATTGAAGtccataccccccctccccccactaagTTGTCTGGGGTATTGAATTTCAGATAAGAATGATAGATGGCTTTTATTCCATTCATTGGTCGACTAGGGATCTCGTTTAAAGCCCACACTTTAGCTGCGACATCTCGATCAACTGTTACGAAAGAGTGTTAGTATAATCTTCCTCACTCGTCACTTTTGAAATGACACGTCTGACTATTGCTGATTTGCTATTGCGTCAATGGAAAACTAATAATTGAAAGGGCTTTCATTTATAATTACCCTGTTGCAGATGTTTATTTCAATCTTTTAACCTGTGATTTACGTGTTGTggtagtacactactggacattaaaattgctacaccacgaagatgacgtgctacagacgcgaaatttgaccgacaggaagatgatgttgtgatatgcaaatgattagcttttcagagcattcacacaaggttcgcgccggtggcgacacctacaacgtgctgatatgaggaaagtttccagccgatttctcatacacaaatagcacttgacccgcgttgcctggtgaaacgttgttgtgatgcctcgtgtaaggaggagaaatgggtaccatcagtttccgactttgatcaaggtcggattgtagcctatcgagattgcggtttatcatattgcgacgttgctgctcgcgttggtcgagatccagtgactgttagagtatggaatcggtgggttcaagagggtaacgcggaacgccgtgctggatcccaacggcctcgtatcactagcagtcgagatgacaggcatcgtatctgcatggctgtaaggatagtgcagccacgtctccatccctgagtcaacagatgggggcgtttgcaacacaacaaccatctgcacgaacagttcgacgacgtttgcagcagcatggactaccagctcggagaccaaggctggctagacgctgcatcacaggcaggagcgccagcgatggtgtactcaacgacgaacctgggtgcaagaatggcgaaaggtcattttttcggatgaatccaggttctgtttacagcatcatgatggtcgcatctagcatccgtgtttggcgacatcgcggtggacacacattggaagcgtgtattcgtcatcgccatactggtgtatcatccggtgtgatggtatggggtgtcattggttacacgtctcggtcacctcttgttcgcactgacggcacactgaacagtggactttacatttgagatgtgttacgacccgtggctctacccttcattcgattcctgcgaaaccctacatttcggcaggataatgcactaccgcatgttgcaggtcctgtacgggcctttctggatacagaaaatgttcgactgctgctctggtcagcacattctccagatctctcaccaatcgaaaccgtctggtcatggtggccgagcaactggctcgtcgcaatgcgccagtcactactcttgatgaactgtggtatcgtgttgaagctgcaggggcagctgtacctgcactcgccatccaagctctgtttgactcaatgcgcaggcgcatcaaggccgttattacggccagaggtgattgttctgggtactgatttctcaggatctatgcacccaaattgcgtgaaaatgtaatcacgtgtcagttctagtatatttgtccaacgaatacccgtttatcatctgcatttcttcttggtgtagcaattttaatggtcagtagtgtataattagcaTGTGGAGAACGAATAATACGGTTGAGTGTACGTTAGTAACAATTAAAAGGGATTTAGTAACTGTACAGTAGTCAGAAGGTTTGTTTAAGGAAGGGGAGAGTATCTTCCACTGTTTCTCGCCCTTGTGACACGAGAGTGGAAAGAGCTGCGGGGCTGCACGTTTTGCTTTGAGCGCGTGGTCGCTACTTTGTGTATGCTCGGACGTGCTGCCAGTTCAAGGAGGTAGGCAGCAGCGGATCCATGTGCTTCCCATTGTCTGGAAGTGACGTCACGAAAGTTGCTCCCGCgatccacgagaaagacaggcatcACAACGAATTTATGGCGTCGtgctagtcggcttgtccgccacatttCGCGAAAGCTCGTCTCCGTACAGGGCCACagagaaatcaatatttaattgacaaGGTACTCACGAAAGGTCTTGTCTTTGTCGTTTGCGTTTAAATGCGTACTAGCTCACGGTAGCACAGTCAAGAGttcttaaactcgtctgaaatatttACTCGCTCCCCACCGGAGATGGCTGTTGGCACCTAagtcctgcagtgtcacgtgctgtgacgtaacgCGCCACCGCTTTCTCGTGGGTCTCGAGTCGCCACCATTCTGacccccaccgacgcgcaagtcgccgaagtggcgtcatatctaAAGGCTTGCACggggcgaactgtctacccgacgggaggccctagtaacacgaCCAGTCTGACAAAGACAGTCGTCGCATCACACATTCGTACACGTGGGACGTAAACCACTAAACGAACATCACAGCTCGATACATCAAATTTGAAGGCTGAAGGAGACAGTTATTCTGATGTACAGACAGTCTTTGAAAGTTAAGTATTTAATTACAGGAATCTGCAACGGTTTTTGCACTAACTGATCGGCCTACCATATGAAATCGCTTATCGACACAGAACGAATGAGCTAGATACATGTTTATTTAAATGTTTAATTAGGTAATGAGAAGTCTCTGAATTGAACAATTTATTGAAGTGAGCATAACTacccatataaaacagatacacgaaTATCGCTGCAGCATTTGTTAGAAAACGAAGTACACATGATAACATTTACATTGTAAGTTTTCAGTGATTAATAGCCTGCAGACTAATCCAAGCCCTCTTACTTCATCCTCCGACAGAACCaagaacaccacgtcatctgcGTACGGGCGGCAGATGAAAGAATGCCCTCTCATTGTTATCCTCGTCAACCGGCTCCTCAAaccgtgtaacagtggctcaagAGCGGTGGCGAAAAGGAGCATCGATAGCGGATATCCATGGCGGACAGAGGCCATGATAGTAATAGGGCCCACCACATGGCCATTGACCAGTAATCGCGACGTGGCACCTCGGAGGAGCCGCAAGACGACTTGTATAAATCTGTGGTGGAAGGCCATCCGTCGGAGTACGTTTCCTAGTAAGTCACGACTCACTCTATCAAAGACGCGGTCGAAGTCCACCGTCACTTAGGCACCACGACTGCGGCAGGTCGTAGCCAGAGCTATGACGTCAAGGTAATTGCCGAGTGCtgtctgaatgttactgtcaccaccagAGCGATGACTTGACGGATGAAGCGCCGAAGGCGAGCAGCAAGAATCCGGCtaaaaatcttgaagtcacaaTTAAACACGTTCAACGCCTGATCATGTCCAACTCCCCGACCTCCCGACGGCTTGGTGACCGACATAAGGAAGCCTTCTATGAATTTCGGTGGGAGGGCCAGCTGAGCTAACCAAGCTCGTCTCACGATccgcttctcccagtacctcgtctcctaccttccaaacctcacagaagttctACTGTAAAACTTGCGGAGCTCAACTGGAAGAGCACTTGCCTATGAGAAGCAACGataccgagttcgtgtctcggtccgccatatggttttaatcagccaggaaatttcatcagtgcacactccgctgcaaggaGAAAATTTCATTCCGATGACACATGTCATTGAAGTTTAGGTCGCACACATTCCAACTCTGCGATGCTTCCTACTATAGATAAGCCCCCATTCTTTCGTATACTTCCTTTTGTAGGTGCGTTGTGTGTATTTGTTCTTACACCCCTTACCATACGTGTAACAGTGTGTGGGTTTGGGGGGGACGGTCCCCTCGGGAAaaaaagcgccccccccccccccacagacacaaaaattagaaaattgttttAGCGTCCTATCAAGCATCAAGTCCACCCCCAGAAATTTTATCACTCCTGGAAAACTATTTTAGCTATTACATgtctgctcttcagccatatgatattataGATTGTTTATCACGGCTATAATTTGGGCAGAGTATCAGGGACtttggtaacggccttgccgcagtggatacaccggttcccgtcagatcaacggagttaagcgctgtcgggcgtggccggcaattggatggatgaccatccaagccgcgatgcgctgttgccatttttcggggtgcactcagcctcgtgatgccaattaaggagctacaagaccgaataatagcggctgcAGTCAATGAAAACCAtcataaagaccgggagagcggtgtgctgaccacatgccccatctatctgcatcctcatctgatgatgacatggcggtcggatggtccccctgggccacttgtggcctcaagacggagtgctGTACTGTATCAGGGACTTCAGCCAAAAATTGGAAGATGgaggtgtgccaacaccttgcagctatgAGAGCTCGCTGGTCTGGGAATTAGGTTTAACTCCATAAAAAGCCCGAATATGTCGAGGTGTTTTGATTTAGATGTCTTTAAAAAAGCGAGAAACTTCTAAAAGCTGGTTCCctccttttacatccctaactctgcccagaacgtattcgcctttttttgcgctatgataggagaatttttcattctggttcccaacttttactctatcATAATTCTGACATTAGACCACCACTGCTTGGCAATGGAGGTAGATTTTTGTTGATCCAGGCGACGACTGATCCGGTGCAGGTTACCGAatgaagctttcacaaaacaagacGACCGTTAATAACATGTTGCTTGTCTACTTTTAAAGTTGAACTGATTCGCACACGTCTGGAACTCAGAATTGGTTCATGTAAAAACACTCAAAAAACTTGTgtgttgcacgtaaaatccgaatgaagctaaatttttgaaagcgagttttcaattttatcataggaatgtattttttatttatttgattcactttaaaccgtctCCACTCATTCAGTTCACGTTAGAACGAATTTTATATGCTATATTTAGCTCCACGTTAATTGAGTCTTGTCATTGGAAGATGACTATCGGGTACAAAAAATTTCGTTCTGACTTTATCCACTTATCTATCTTCGTGCAACGTTTGAGCGGATTCGTACGAGTTTAAAGTATGGAGTGGAGCGCTTCAAAAACCTTctagaaaaacgtgtttttttgcacgTATATGTGGCGCGAGTAAAAAGTCTCATAATAAACGCGTTTTTGCACgtaaatccgaatgaagctagattttcacGGTTAGGAATATTCCAAAAGGCCAAAAGAATAATTCATATTGGATCTTCGGAACAAGCTATGGAATGCTAACCAACGCGATGCAAGATTAGTTTCTGCGTGATTCACAATATTGAAATTCTGCTTTCTAAATCAAAAGTGCCGAATTTGGTAGATATTTGCTATAGTTTCCTTGATATGAAAATATGATGTTTCAAACCATCGTACCATTTATTTTCTGACTGCATCGTTTTGGGTATAATAAACTGGTTGGGATCGCTGCGTTCGTGGTTAAAGGTAAGAAGATAAAAAATAGGGGCCGGAATATAAACGGTATCTCTCCAGAAGTGTTAAATATCCTATCATTTTCCTCCTAGTTACCAATCATGACATGCCACAATACCAGCAAATTCACATCCGACTTATCCCACCTCCACACATTCTTAATGACCTCTCCCAATGCACCTTCCATAGTCTCTCTTTCCTAGACGGCGAAATCCGACCTAACACTTATCGTTCCTGTTAGATATAACTCACACCTTCCCATCATTTCTGATCTTTGATTCCCTCCTCCTTTCCCGTCCTATCCTTTTCTCTCCTTCCTTATCCATGGTCCAGTCTCCATCGCAGTCACGTCTAACCGAAATCCAAGGAGTGCTACTATTCACTGTCCCACACCACACATCTCCCGCATATCAACCGAGAAATTTCGTTACCGGCGAACCCCTCACAACATTTAACCCTTCTATTCCCAGTTTACCCTTTCTCAGTGCGCATCGCGTTGATAATTACCCCTCTCCTCGTTATTGTGTTTCGTCACTATTATTATTTAGTGATCGGTTGGGGGGAACGTCATAGTCCACAATGGATTAAGATTCTACTACTGCTTATATCATTtgtcaaaaaatattattgaatcaaAATAAGAAAACCATTACCACGAGATTAGAATTAAACTTCAACCTTCATGAACCTTGGACAACATTCCGTGTGCGCTAACATTAGCCTTGCTACATGCGACCGGAAGCTCGGGAGCCACTACATCTGCTGACCCAGCATTAACGACTGCCGCGCTAGCGCGTGCACTCAAAGGCAAGGGCAAGCAACCTTGAAACTCGTGGCTGAGCCCATAGAGATGTTTAAGCGCGAGGCGTCGCACCTCCCAGAGGTTGCATTTGTTCTCTTATCGATCGACCTCACAACGTTCAACTTAGTGCAGCGAACTAACGTGTTTCGTTCTCAtcgtaataaaaaccattaatttcGTGTTTCAAAATGCAACAAATAgtttttaacaattttaaaaacttgtaatttttttgttttcatgttaaaatggttctgaacactatgggacataacatctgaggtaaccagtcgcctagaacttagaactacttacacgtaactaacctaaggacatcacacacatccatgcccgaaacaggattcgagcctccgactgtagcggttgcgcggttccagactgaagcgcctagaaccgatcggccacaacgaccggtatGTTAAAAACTATAATTGTGTGCTCCGTGAAATTTCAATATGCTATTAAAAAACTGGATGTCATAAGCATAGGTGAAAGTTAAACACCCAAAGCATGCATGTGCTACTGTTGGCAGCAGAATTTGATGTAGAAGCTGAAGgtggagaggaaggtggagagactAATGAGGAAGGTGGAGAGAGTAACGAGGAAGGTGGACAGAGTAACGAGGAAGGTGGACAGCCTAACAAGGAAGGTGGAGAGAgaaagaggaaggtggagagagtaacgaggaaggtggagagagtaatgaggaaggtggagagagtaacgaggaaggttcaaatggttcaaatggctctgagcactatgggactcaactcctgtggtcataagtcccctggaactcagaactacttaaacctaactaacctaaggacagcacaaaacacccagccatcacgaggcagagaaaattcctgaccccgccgggaatcgaacccgggcgtgggaagcgagaccggtaccgcacgaccacgagatgtgggcaacgaggaaggtggagagaggaaacagggaggtggagagaggaaagaagaaggtggagagaggaaagaggaaggtggagagaggaaagaggaaggtggagagaggaaagaggaaggtggagagaggaaagaggaaggtggagagagggaagagaaaggtggagagaggaaagagggtggagagaggaaagaggaaggtggagagaggaaagagggaggtggagagagggaagagaaaggtggagagaggaaagaggaaggtggagagaggaaagaggaaggtgaagagaggaaagagaaaggtggagagaggaaagaggaaggtgaagagaggaaagaggaaggtggagagaggaaagaggaaggtggagagaggaaagaggaaggtggagagagggaagaggaaggtggagagaggaaagaggaaggtggagagagggaagaggaaggtggagagagggaagaggaaggtggagagaggaaagaggaatgtggagagaggaaagaggaatgtggagagaggaaagaggaaggtggagagatggaagaggaaggtggagagagggaaggtggagagagggaagaggaaggtggagagaggaaagaggaaggtggagagagggaagaggaaggtggagagagggaagaggaaggTGGAAAGAGGAAGAATAGAAGATTGAGAAGTAGTAGGACTGACagagcagctacgtactttatgaATTCCACCATCTCTGGAGCACTCAGTTCGCTCTCACAAATACCACGGAACTGTTCCTTCCACGAATATATGTTATCGGTTGCTGTCAAATGAACCATCGTCATCCAGTCCCAGGTGGTTGCACTTGTTCTCAGAAACTTGTACGACGCAGATATGTCAACTTCTGTAAAGTTGGCGATGCTTTTCTGGAAGTAGAAATAATCATGATGTATAACGGGTATTTGATGAGACCTTCAGAGACAAAGTATTTAATTTCTTACAGTTATATAAGTTTCATAGTAACAGCCAATGTAGGTCTCTATACTAtcctggtatccaaaattaaagcgacaaaccgCTATTTCTCtgtgttgtgtctaattcacggtataatcacGCAAAATGTCAACGCatttccgtacgatcgtgttctgcatggaagatggcattctggtcaatggacaaccacgtcaATTATGACCTAAGTGCacttatcaaacggggtagtgtttgccgggtagtcccacatccacaatggcTCTGTATACAGTCActtacggtgcagtatggcacaaagaagacgcctaccagaccctCTGCCGTGGAGGGCCATAAGAAAAATGGGAGCAGGTCAGTCGCAAACTGACGTGATCCGtgggcttaatgtgaatcgttctgttgtttctctgatGTGGCGACAacttatagagaccgaaacagtatcccgaagaccagggcacgcCCGACCACGTGtgataataaggagaatggagagGACAgttatttggccgtaagggcaagacggtactgccttagtactgcacggcaactggaatCAGACCTCGCAGCAtccgctggacgtgttgtatcgagacaaacggtacACAAAAGGCTTCGGCAAAGTGGCCTTCATTGTTggagacttgctgtatgtgtacctctcatacgtcttcacagaaggcaacgtctggagtggagtcgtcaacataccacctgTGCAGTCGAACAGTGcgccaatgttcttttcataggtgagtcccgatttggtctggagagtgattctcgtcgcattcgcatctggagggacgtggaacacgattttgggacccaaaaaaatatggaaagataccgatatcgaggaggatctctAATGTTGTGGGCAAGGATTATATTGACCACATGGACACTTCATGAAATTCtgtgggtgaatcggcaa
It includes:
- the LOC126253452 gene encoding UDP-glucosyltransferase 2-like, producing MMTGLLLVMLSVLGASDAAKILSVVAFPAVSHQLPLRMISLELAKRGHQVTFITTDPSKKSIANFTEVDISASYKFLRTSATTWDWMTMVHLTATDNIYSWKEQFRGICESELSAPEMVEFIKSPPKFDLVILERLLSPCFYGLVHKVGSPPLVGYISINAGVPSLWTDENPSNPAYIPSFMVPFSHHMSFWERLYMTWVWLYTNYRYFYVMMPHQEEIKRKYFGPDVPSVYETEKNFSLMLMGNHFSINYPRPYLPHMIELTGLHVEPNPAPLPKDLQEWLDGAEHGAVYFSMGSTVIGSSMPEDKRLAFLEGFRKIPQRVLWKWEADMDDLPPNVKVSKWLPQQAILAHPNVRVFITQGGLQSFNEAAYHGVPLLGIPIFGDQQHNVAKMVDAGVGIELKLWDVTKDTISDGIRTIIEDKRFSENMKRLSAVYREHKEESLPKAVKWIEYVLRHNGAPHLRSGGRDLAWYQYLLLDVVAFLLAVVMAFCIALYHIASFLIHKLFKSKKLKTN